One genomic region from Alteromonas pelagimontana encodes:
- the murQ gene encoding N-acetylmuramic acid 6-phosphate etherase — translation MQPNKTTSSTDLLAQLNQIASEGRNPDTMDIDLLPTEAVLRKINQEDAKVAAAVALVIPQIARAVDTIVEKLQAGGRLIYIGAGTSGRLGILDAVECRPTFSVSDSLVCGVIAGGEKAIQHAVEGAEDNKVQGVEDVKAIQLGDKDVLVGLSASGRTPYVAGALEYANSLGCETVSITCSPGSLLMDVANNGICPIVGPECLTGSTRMKSGTAQKLVLNMLSTASMIRLGKTYQNLMVDVNATNQKLQARAIHIVMQATDCDKATATQALLASGNRAKVAILMLLTDTNAEDAEAALHDHNGFLRRAVQRQ, via the coding sequence ATGCAGCCCAACAAGACAACCAGCTCTACCGATTTATTAGCGCAGTTAAATCAAATTGCTTCTGAAGGCAGAAATCCGGACACCATGGATATTGATCTGCTGCCCACAGAAGCCGTTTTACGCAAGATTAATCAGGAAGATGCCAAGGTAGCGGCCGCAGTAGCGCTGGTGATCCCTCAGATTGCTCGCGCAGTCGATACTATTGTGGAGAAGCTGCAGGCGGGCGGCAGGCTTATTTATATCGGTGCAGGTACCAGTGGCCGGTTGGGTATTCTGGATGCAGTGGAATGTCGCCCTACGTTCAGTGTCTCCGACAGCCTGGTTTGCGGTGTAATTGCGGGCGGCGAAAAAGCGATTCAGCACGCCGTAGAAGGCGCAGAAGATAACAAAGTACAAGGCGTCGAAGATGTTAAAGCCATCCAGCTTGGTGATAAGGACGTACTAGTGGGGTTATCTGCCAGCGGTCGAACGCCCTATGTTGCAGGCGCACTTGAGTACGCCAATAGCCTTGGCTGCGAAACCGTATCAATTACCTGTAGCCCGGGTTCGCTGCTGATGGATGTCGCGAACAATGGTATCTGCCCTATTGTGGGGCCTGAGTGCCTTACCGGCTCAACCCGCATGAAATCCGGCACTGCGCAAAAGCTGGTGTTGAATATGTTAAGTACCGCCAGCATGATTCGCCTGGGCAAAACCTATCAAAATCTTATGGTAGACGTAAATGCAACCAACCAAAAGTTACAGGCGCGCGCGATACATATTGTTATGCAAGCGACTGACTGCGATAAGGCAACTGCAACACAAGCGTTACTTGCCTCAGGTAATCGGGCCAAAGTCGCCATTCTTATGTTGTTGACCGACACCAATGCCGAAGATGCGGAAGCTGCGCTACATGATCATAATGGCTTTTTACGCCGCGCGGTCCAGAGGCAGTAA
- a CDS encoding ZIP family metal transporter — translation MEASSVILMGFTASLCASMGTTVGSLGVLTIRHLSRRMEDGLLSLAAGIMLAATFFSLLLPALDHATADYNSEMLSAFVVALGVLLGAGTLFFIHQRTPHEHFKTGREGASASRLSRIWLFVIAITLHNFPEGLAVGVGFAGGEITNGISLAVGIGLQNIPEGLAVSVALLSVGYSPMRSAMIGIASGLVEPVGGLVGAVAVSTMAAFMPWALAFAAGAMLFIISDEIIPETHQNGNQNLATFSLLFGFVIMMILDVALA, via the coding sequence ATGGAAGCATCCAGCGTTATTTTGATGGGTTTTACCGCAAGCCTGTGCGCTAGTATGGGGACTACGGTTGGCAGTCTAGGAGTGTTAACCATTCGACACTTGTCCCGGCGAATGGAAGACGGTTTATTGAGCCTTGCTGCGGGTATTATGTTGGCGGCGACATTTTTCTCTCTTTTGCTTCCGGCGCTGGATCACGCTACCGCTGACTACAACAGTGAAATGCTCAGCGCCTTTGTGGTGGCGTTAGGCGTATTGCTGGGAGCGGGAACGCTTTTTTTTATTCACCAGCGTACGCCTCATGAACACTTTAAAACCGGTAGAGAAGGGGCCAGCGCCTCCAGGTTAAGTCGTATCTGGCTGTTTGTGATTGCAATTACGTTGCATAACTTTCCGGAAGGTCTGGCGGTTGGCGTTGGATTCGCTGGTGGTGAGATCACCAACGGAATTTCTTTGGCAGTGGGTATTGGCCTGCAAAACATCCCTGAAGGGCTGGCCGTGTCTGTTGCGTTGCTGTCGGTGGGGTACTCTCCTATGCGCTCGGCGATGATTGGTATTGCGTCCGGCTTAGTGGAGCCAGTGGGGGGACTGGTAGGCGCTGTGGCAGTGTCTACCATGGCAGCATTTATGCCGTGGGCCCTGGCATTTGCGGCAGGGGCAATGCTGTTTATTATTAGTGATGAAATCATTCCCGAAACTCACCAGAACGGTAACCAGAACCTGGCGACATTTTCGCTGCTCTTTGGGTTTGTGATCATGATGATTCTTGATGTGGCTCTTGCTTAA
- a CDS encoding CinA family protein: MVETLVTDIPDDLQERICKVLNRACDDECTLATAESCTGGLIASLFTDVEGCSHAFERGYVVYTNKSKTDMLGVPSDMLDEHGAVSRPVAIAMAEGALAASNARAAFSVTGFAGPAGDAEEGLVHFACAVRDRKTVHREEHFGPIGRSGVRLACIEVAIEMFEEALT; encoded by the coding sequence ATGGTCGAGACGCTCGTCACCGACATCCCTGACGATCTGCAGGAGCGCATCTGCAAGGTGCTGAACCGAGCCTGCGATGACGAATGCACGCTGGCCACGGCGGAAAGCTGCACCGGCGGGCTCATCGCTTCGCTCTTCACCGATGTCGAAGGCTGTTCCCATGCGTTCGAGCGGGGCTACGTCGTCTACACCAACAAGTCCAAGACCGACATGCTGGGGGTTCCCTCCGATATGCTCGACGAGCACGGCGCCGTGTCGCGACCTGTCGCGATCGCCATGGCCGAGGGGGCGCTGGCCGCCTCCAATGCGCGTGCGGCATTCTCGGTGACGGGATTTGCCGGGCCCGCGGGCGACGCCGAGGAAGGGCTCGTGCATTTTGCTTGCGCGGTCCGGGATCGGAAGACCGTGCATCGCGAGGAGCATTTCGGTCCCATCGGCCGCAGCGGCGTACGCCTGGCATGCATCGAAGTCGCGATCGAGATGTTCGAGGAGGCGCTAACATGA
- a CDS encoding DUF819 family protein, producing the protein MITTAFGYIAALFAIAAILHLLETRSKMAMFKYLPAIVLLYFVVMVCATLNLWQQGPTIDATYKALRNNLLPTMIFLMLLDADLRQIKAKCGHPPLGR; encoded by the coding sequence ATGATCACAACAGCTTTTGGTTATATAGCTGCACTCTTTGCCATCGCCGCTATATTGCACCTTCTTGAGACCCGCAGCAAGATGGCGATGTTTAAATATTTACCCGCCATTGTACTGTTATATTTTGTCGTAATGGTGTGCGCTACGCTGAACCTGTGGCAACAGGGGCCGACTATTGATGCCACCTACAAAGCTTTACGAAACAATCTTTTACCCACCATGATATTTTTAATGTTGCTGGACGCGGATCTGCGGCAAATCAAGGCAAAATGTGGACACCCACCTTTAGGAAGATAA
- a CDS encoding exo-beta-N-acetylmuramidase NamZ family protein: MRRWLTIFILASTLLSLQAAAITVGAERPSQYMPLLQDKRVALVVNQTSRVGDVHLVDHLLARKINVVKVLAPEHGFRGEAGAGEAINDARDGKTGLPILSVYGATKKPTSTMLKDVDILIFDIQDVGARFYTYISTLHYVMEAAAEQNIPLLVLDRPNPNGRFVDGPVRESGFQSFVGIDPIPVLHGMTIGELAQMIKGEGWINQAQQLDLRVVPVKDYAKAQAYVLPVPPSPNLPNAEAVRLYPSLCFFEATAVSVGRGTALPFQIIGHDTVPLGDFTFTPESLPGIALHPKLEGKKVRGRDLRNTPIEGLDLALLVKTYHQFKDAGEPFFIHPDFMDKLSGTDKLRKAIEAGESATAIKAGWRTDIQAFIAQRKPYLLYPEQ, translated from the coding sequence ATGCGGCGCTGGCTAACGATTTTTATCCTGGCATCCACTCTGCTAAGTCTACAAGCAGCGGCTATCACTGTAGGAGCAGAGCGACCCAGCCAATATATGCCTTTACTACAGGATAAGCGGGTGGCTTTGGTGGTAAATCAAACTTCCCGCGTGGGCGATGTTCACCTGGTAGATCACCTGTTGGCGCGCAAGATTAACGTAGTGAAAGTGCTGGCTCCAGAACATGGCTTTCGGGGTGAGGCTGGCGCGGGCGAAGCTATCAATGATGCTCGTGATGGAAAAACCGGCTTACCGATACTGTCGGTATACGGCGCGACCAAGAAACCCACCTCCACCATGCTCAAAGACGTAGATATCCTGATTTTCGATATTCAGGATGTGGGCGCGCGTTTTTACACTTATATCAGCACGCTGCATTACGTTATGGAAGCCGCTGCCGAGCAAAACATTCCGTTATTGGTGCTTGATCGTCCGAACCCTAATGGTCGTTTTGTCGATGGCCCTGTACGCGAATCGGGTTTTCAATCTTTTGTTGGCATAGATCCTATTCCCGTATTGCATGGCATGACAATTGGCGAACTTGCCCAGATGATTAAGGGTGAAGGCTGGATAAATCAGGCGCAGCAGCTCGATTTACGTGTGGTACCCGTGAAGGATTACGCAAAAGCTCAGGCTTATGTATTGCCGGTGCCCCCAAGCCCAAACTTACCGAACGCTGAAGCGGTAAGGCTTTATCCGTCACTGTGTTTTTTTGAAGCCACCGCGGTTAGCGTTGGACGGGGAACCGCTCTTCCTTTTCAGATAATCGGGCACGATACCGTACCCTTGGGAGATTTTACTTTTACTCCCGAAAGCCTTCCTGGAATAGCACTACACCCAAAGCTAGAAGGCAAGAAAGTGCGGGGACGTGATTTGCGAAATACGCCCATTGAAGGTTTAGATTTAGCATTACTGGTAAAAACGTATCATCAGTTTAAAGACGCTGGCGAACCCTTTTTTATCCATCCAGATTTTATGGATAAACTTAGCGGCACGGATAAACTGCGAAAAGCCATTGAAGCCGGTGAAAGTGCAACCGCAATTAAAGCTGGCTGGCGCACCGATATTCAAGCGTTTATTGCACAGCGCAAGCCTTACTTGCTGTACCCTGAACAATAA
- a CDS encoding NAD(+) synthase, with protein MTDFPRPETFHSLHRHGFVRVGASTPRVRTAAVAFNCEGILEEAHRADEARVDLLVYPELCVSSYAIDDLHMQTTLLDAVEDALAYIVSESADLAPVLLVGAPLRHDGQLYNCAIVISHGRILGVVPKSYLPNYREYYEKRWFSHGRNVRGRTMKIGGQEVPFGSDLIFEAHDLPGFIFHVEICEDYWSAIPPSSDAALAGAVILTNLSASNITIGKSDERHMLCRSQSSRAMAAYAYSAAGPGESTTDLAWDGQGAIYELGDLLAESERFSLDPQLCLADIDTQRILNERMRTGTYADAAEMRRIEFRRVSFDHRPHWQDAGLIRPIRRFPYVPNRRSHLDQDCYEAFNIQVEGLRRRFETTSGSRMIIGVSGGLDSTHALIVAAKVCDQLGLPRSTILGYTLPGFATGDSTKSNAWKLMRALGIEAAEIDIRPAAKQMLSDMNHPFAGGEPVYDVTFENVQAGLRTDYLFRLANQNSGFVIGTGDLSEMALGWCTYGVGDQMSHYAVNTGVPKTLIQYLVRWVIQTEQFDAETNEVLDAILDTKISPELVPQGEEEELQSTEDRIGPYELHDFFLFHTMRYGLPPSKVAFLAWHAWRDAEAGSWPIDFPDAAKREYNLPQIAEWLRVFVQRFFGFSQFKRSAMPNGPKVSPGGSLSPRGDWRAPSDATAKLWLDELERSLPD; from the coding sequence ATGACCGATTTCCCGAGGCCCGAAACCTTCCACTCCCTGCACCGGCACGGCTTCGTCCGGGTCGGCGCAAGCACGCCACGTGTCCGGACGGCGGCCGTAGCCTTCAACTGCGAGGGGATCCTGGAAGAGGCGCACCGCGCGGACGAGGCGCGGGTCGATCTGCTGGTCTATCCCGAACTCTGCGTGTCGTCCTACGCGATCGACGATTTGCATATGCAGACGACCCTGCTGGACGCGGTCGAGGACGCGCTGGCCTATATTGTGTCGGAAAGCGCGGACCTGGCCCCGGTGCTTTTGGTGGGCGCGCCGCTTCGCCATGACGGGCAGCTCTACAACTGTGCCATTGTGATTTCGCATGGCCGAATTCTTGGTGTCGTGCCCAAGTCCTACCTGCCGAACTATCGCGAGTATTACGAAAAACGGTGGTTCTCTCACGGGCGGAATGTCCGGGGACGGACCATGAAGATCGGCGGGCAGGAGGTGCCGTTTGGCAGCGACCTGATCTTCGAGGCCCACGACTTGCCGGGCTTCATCTTCCATGTGGAGATATGCGAAGATTACTGGTCCGCGATCCCGCCCTCGTCGGACGCTGCGCTGGCCGGGGCTGTGATCCTGACCAACCTGTCAGCGTCGAACATCACCATCGGCAAGTCCGACGAGCGGCACATGCTCTGCCGGTCGCAGTCCTCGCGCGCCATGGCCGCCTATGCCTACTCGGCCGCAGGGCCGGGCGAAAGCACGACGGATCTTGCCTGGGACGGGCAGGGGGCTATCTACGAGCTTGGCGATCTCCTGGCGGAATCCGAACGCTTCTCGCTCGATCCGCAGCTTTGCCTTGCCGATATCGACACGCAGCGGATCCTGAACGAGCGGATGAGAACCGGCACCTACGCAGACGCCGCCGAGATGCGCCGGATCGAGTTCCGTCGCGTGAGCTTCGACCACCGGCCGCATTGGCAGGATGCCGGGCTGATCCGCCCGATCCGGCGCTTTCCGTATGTACCCAATCGCCGCAGCCACCTGGACCAGGATTGCTACGAGGCGTTCAACATTCAGGTCGAGGGCCTGCGCCGTCGGTTCGAGACCACCAGCGGCAGCCGCATGATCATCGGGGTGTCGGGGGGGCTCGATTCGACCCATGCCCTGATTGTCGCCGCAAAGGTGTGCGATCAGTTGGGTCTGCCCCGCTCGACGATCCTGGGCTACACGCTGCCCGGCTTCGCCACCGGCGACTCCACGAAGAGCAATGCGTGGAAGCTGATGCGCGCCCTGGGCATCGAGGCGGCCGAGATTGATATCCGCCCCGCCGCGAAGCAGATGCTCAGCGACATGAACCACCCCTTTGCCGGGGGCGAGCCGGTCTATGACGTGACCTTCGAGAATGTTCAGGCAGGTTTGCGGACGGATTACCTGTTCCGCCTGGCCAACCAGAACAGCGGCTTCGTCATAGGCACGGGCGATCTGTCCGAGATGGCGCTAGGCTGGTGCACCTACGGCGTCGGCGACCAGATGAGCCACTACGCGGTCAACACTGGTGTGCCTAAGACGCTGATCCAATACCTCGTCCGCTGGGTGATTCAGACCGAGCAGTTCGACGCAGAGACCAACGAGGTGCTGGACGCGATCCTCGACACGAAGATTTCGCCCGAGCTGGTCCCCCAGGGCGAAGAGGAGGAGCTGCAATCGACCGAGGACAGGATCGGCCCCTACGAGCTGCACGACTTCTTCCTGTTCCACACGATGCGTTACGGCTTGCCGCCGTCGAAGGTGGCGTTCCTGGCGTGGCACGCCTGGCGGGACGCTGAGGCGGGAAGCTGGCCGATCGATTTCCCCGATGCGGCCAAGCGAGAATACAACCTGCCGCAGATCGCCGAATGGCTTCGGGTCTTCGTGCAGCGCTTCTTCGGCTTCAGCCAATTCAAACGCTCGGCCATGCCCAATGGACCCAAGGTCTCGCCTGGAGGTTCGCTTTCGCCTAGGGGCGACTGGCGGGCGCCTTCGGACGCGACAGCCAAACTCTGGCTCGACGAGCTGGAGCGTAGCCTTCCGGACTAA
- a CDS encoding DUF819 family protein: MITTAFGYIAALFAIAAILHLLETRSKMAMFKYLPAIVLLYFVVMVCATLNLWQQGPTIDATYKALRNNLLPAMIFLMLLDADLRQIKKLGMKMIVTFLLAAISIGLAFIVTFALFHQGLADDAWKTFAALCGSWMGGTGNMAAVQLALNVPDASMGYTLLIDSIDYALWVMLLLALVPYARRFNQWTGADDSLLADIGNRLDQQSEQASAVSAGNLMVLLAAAFVVSAASQSLATMLPTTAYFTHTAWTVAIVTLAGIVAAMTPMRHIGGGQILSTVLLNLVIALIASRANFGELLQAPIYILAGLVILVIHGTFMVLLAKCFKLDLFTCGLASLANIGGVASAPILAASYSRALIPIGVLMAMLGYIVGTAGGLIVGKVLALIAGV, from the coding sequence ATGATCACAACAGCTTTTGGTTATATAGCTGCACTCTTTGCCATCGCCGCTATATTGCACCTTCTTGAGACCCGCAGCAAGATGGCGATGTTTAAATATTTACCCGCCATTGTACTGTTATATTTTGTCGTAATGGTGTGTGCCACGCTAAACCTGTGGCAACAGGGGCCGACTATTGATGCCACCTACAAAGCTTTACGAAACAATTTGTTACCCGCAATGATATTTTTGATGTTGCTGGATGCGGATCTGCGACAAATCAAAAAGCTGGGTATGAAGATGATTGTTACCTTTCTGCTGGCAGCAATCAGTATTGGCTTAGCTTTTATTGTTACTTTTGCCTTATTTCATCAAGGGCTGGCTGATGACGCATGGAAAACCTTTGCAGCGTTGTGCGGCAGTTGGATGGGCGGCACCGGGAATATGGCTGCCGTTCAACTTGCTTTAAATGTACCCGATGCATCAATGGGTTACACCCTGCTTATTGATTCTATTGATTACGCACTGTGGGTAATGTTACTGCTGGCACTTGTGCCCTACGCCCGTCGGTTTAACCAATGGACTGGCGCTGACGACTCCCTGTTAGCCGATATTGGAAATCGGCTCGACCAGCAGTCTGAACAGGCCTCTGCCGTTTCTGCGGGTAATCTCATGGTACTTCTGGCGGCGGCGTTTGTGGTGTCTGCCGCGTCTCAGTCACTGGCCACCATGCTGCCTACCACGGCCTACTTTACCCACACTGCCTGGACTGTCGCCATTGTCACGCTCGCCGGCATTGTTGCGGCAATGACGCCAATGCGCCATATTGGAGGCGGGCAAATATTGTCAACGGTATTGCTAAACCTTGTCATTGCGCTTATCGCCTCACGAGCCAATTTTGGCGAATTACTGCAAGCGCCAATCTACATTCTGGCAGGGCTGGTAATACTGGTTATCCATGGCACGTTTATGGTACTACTGGCGAAGTGTTTCAAGCTGGACTTATTTACCTGTGGGCTAGCGTCACTTGCCAATATCGGTGGCGTGGCCTCGGCCCCTATTCTGGCAGCGTCTTATTCCCGCGCGCTTATTCCTATTGGAGTGCTAATGGCGATGCTGGGATATATTGTCGGCACCGCAGGCGGCTTGATTGTCGGTAAAGTGCTGGCGCTTATTGCCGGGGTGTAA
- a CDS encoding sodium:solute symporter, with translation MLSQYAFADILVLFLYALTLFASGWLFSRKNRSADDYFLGGRAIPMWMVAISVLATSQSAATFLGGPDQGYRNDLTYLATNIGAFIAAFFVAIFLIPKFYQNRVYTVYELLEKRFGAQAKRQAGLMYLFGRVFASGARLYMAALAVAMILFGNIESSSVILSTLIITLVGLAYTVYGGIRTVIYSDVLQAFIYVAAACAVIIVLYNAIPVGMEGIIAALQHPAPGEPSKLRVINTSLDFSPDGVFSLWSVLTGFVLLNIAAFGLDQDMTQRVLTCKSAREGSKAMLMSVIMVIPVMLLFIIIGLLLYLYYQRPDIMAIASDGGPVPTFAGKPVTIFMYYVLTEIPAGVKGLVTVGIIAAALSTLNSGLNSMASVLVQDIYRPWRQQRSRIKLNEAHYVTAGRWAMAIVAAALGLMACLCYYWQQYTATPLLQFALGVMVFSYSGLLGVYFVTLFSNRGNSTSVMLALVVGFCVPLLMQPYVMTLYLPESMQISIGFTWQLVIGTALATLICIAGTSSPATPTNKLA, from the coding sequence ATGCTGAGTCAGTACGCATTTGCCGACATACTCGTCCTTTTTTTGTACGCGCTGACGCTATTTGCCAGTGGTTGGCTTTTTAGCAGAAAAAACCGTTCTGCCGACGATTACTTTCTTGGCGGACGTGCCATTCCTATGTGGATGGTGGCAATTTCTGTACTGGCAACCTCGCAATCAGCAGCAACATTTCTGGGTGGGCCGGATCAAGGTTATCGCAACGATTTAACTTATTTGGCGACCAACATTGGTGCTTTTATCGCGGCGTTTTTTGTTGCCATATTTCTTATTCCCAAGTTTTATCAAAACCGGGTTTATACCGTTTACGAATTGCTGGAAAAGCGGTTTGGCGCGCAGGCAAAACGCCAGGCCGGGCTCATGTACTTATTTGGCAGGGTGTTTGCCAGTGGCGCCCGGCTTTATATGGCAGCATTAGCAGTAGCAATGATTCTGTTCGGCAACATTGAAAGCTCAAGCGTGATTTTATCGACATTGATTATCACGCTGGTGGGCCTGGCGTACACAGTATATGGCGGCATTCGCACGGTAATTTATTCTGACGTACTACAGGCGTTTATTTATGTTGCTGCTGCGTGCGCGGTAATTATAGTGTTATACAATGCCATTCCGGTAGGTATGGAAGGCATCATTGCTGCGCTGCAACATCCCGCGCCGGGTGAGCCCTCCAAATTACGCGTGATTAATACCAGCCTGGATTTTTCCCCCGACGGCGTATTCAGTCTCTGGTCGGTACTGACTGGCTTTGTCCTTCTCAACATTGCTGCGTTCGGGCTGGATCAGGATATGACGCAACGGGTACTAACATGCAAAAGCGCGCGGGAGGGCAGTAAAGCCATGCTGATGTCCGTCATTATGGTCATACCGGTTATGCTGTTGTTCATTATCATCGGCCTGTTGCTTTACCTGTACTATCAACGTCCAGACATTATGGCAATAGCCAGCGATGGCGGCCCCGTTCCCACCTTTGCAGGTAAACCGGTAACCATATTTATGTACTACGTACTGACGGAAATTCCGGCAGGAGTCAAAGGTCTGGTAACAGTAGGAATAATTGCAGCAGCTTTATCAACGCTTAATTCGGGGCTAAACTCTATGGCCAGCGTGTTAGTGCAGGATATCTATCGCCCATGGCGGCAACAGCGCTCCCGTATCAAGCTAAATGAAGCCCATTATGTCACAGCAGGACGCTGGGCAATGGCGATAGTGGCTGCAGCCCTAGGGCTGATGGCATGTCTGTGCTATTACTGGCAGCAATATACTGCCACGCCGCTATTACAATTTGCTTTGGGAGTAATGGTGTTTTCTTATAGTGGTCTGCTTGGGGTTTACTTTGTCACACTGTTTAGCAACCGTGGCAACAGCACCTCAGTCATGCTGGCTCTGGTGGTGGGATTTTGTGTACCCTTGTTGATGCAGCCTTACGTAATGACACTTTATCTACCGGAATCTATGCAAATTAGCATCGGGTTTACCTGGCAACTGGTGATAGGTACGGCATTGGCAACGCTCATTTGTATTGCTGGCACTTCTTCACCTGCTACGCCTACTAACAAGCTGGCGTAG
- the alr gene encoding alanine racemase, which produces MSRQTQAIIHADAIISNFSRLTSLAVSSKTMAVIKADAYGHGAVNVAHILKDHASCFAVALLEEARLLRNNNITAPIVVLEGPHQAQECAQAKHLNCILVVHNRQQLQWLKQLPKAVRPTVWLKVDSGMHRLGFACHEVGAIVNEFGEFFDNNTVLVTHLACADDVDNAFTAQQIAAFADVVRQTQFPVSIANSPATVGWPQSHGDWNRIGLAMFGSEPLSRGGSSVALAPAMTLGASVIAVRKVKKGESVGYGQNWYAPRDSIIATVGIGYADGYPRHCPNGTPVWVNGLRVPLVGRVSMDMITIDVTEVKKIACGDAVELWGANICIDEIAKWAGTISYELMTRVSPRVPRIVVPDFER; this is translated from the coding sequence GTGAGCAGACAAACCCAAGCCATCATTCACGCAGATGCCATAATTAGTAATTTTTCCCGCTTAACATCTCTCGCTGTTTCCAGTAAGACTATGGCTGTCATTAAGGCTGACGCATATGGCCACGGGGCGGTAAATGTTGCTCATATTCTTAAAGATCATGCCAGCTGCTTTGCAGTAGCGCTTCTTGAAGAAGCGCGGTTATTGCGAAATAACAATATTACTGCGCCTATAGTTGTGCTGGAAGGGCCGCATCAGGCGCAGGAGTGTGCTCAGGCAAAGCACCTAAATTGCATTTTGGTGGTGCACAACAGGCAACAGCTGCAGTGGCTAAAGCAGCTTCCCAAAGCTGTCAGACCTACGGTTTGGCTCAAGGTGGACAGCGGCATGCACAGGTTAGGCTTTGCCTGTCACGAAGTGGGCGCCATAGTAAATGAGTTTGGTGAGTTTTTTGATAATAATACCGTCCTGGTAACGCATCTTGCATGTGCTGATGATGTTGATAATGCCTTTACTGCACAGCAAATAGCGGCCTTCGCCGACGTTGTAAGGCAGACGCAATTTCCCGTAAGCATCGCAAACTCGCCTGCGACGGTGGGCTGGCCGCAAAGCCATGGCGACTGGAATCGAATAGGACTGGCAATGTTTGGCAGTGAACCGCTGTCACGGGGCGGATCTTCTGTTGCTTTAGCGCCAGCAATGACGCTAGGTGCCAGTGTTATTGCCGTGCGCAAGGTAAAAAAAGGCGAAAGTGTTGGTTACGGACAGAATTGGTACGCCCCGAGAGACAGTATCATTGCTACCGTGGGTATCGGCTATGCCGACGGGTATCCCCGCCATTGTCCTAATGGAACACCGGTATGGGTCAACGGACTGCGGGTTCCGCTAGTAGGGCGGGTATCCATGGACATGATCACAATTGATGTCACCGAGGTAAAAAAGATTGCCTGTGGTGATGCTGTTGAGCTCTGGGGCGCTAATATCTGCATTGATGAAATAGCCAAATGGGCAGGAACGATTTCCTACGAATTGATGACACGGGTTTCTCCCCGTGTTCCGCGAATTGTCGTACCTGATTTTGAAAGGTAA
- a CDS encoding acyltransferase family protein yields the protein MKRESSLDIFRGFTLAAMILVNTPGSWSYVYAPLLHSHWHGLTPTDLIFPFFLFIVGAAMFFSLSRQPKSQIPWLKIVKRTALLFFIGMSLNFYPFTSDIDNWRIMGVLQRIALCYCLGAIIIILFSDKGIWLATAVLMIGYFGVMLTQSPAWTLENNLVRDVDLYLLGASHMYKGFGLPFDPEGLLSCIPATATLLLGYLTSSALSHHQSAKEKIKQLAIWAIIALALGLAWHQWQPINKPLWTGSYVLVTAACGWITLAVIVFFNSRNWGKGVFSAAQIFGSNPLFIYILSWLFAATLQQVIRFKVDGKDTNAYEMSFTFLSSVMSPYNASLVFALLVVALHFLVALWLYRRKIFIKL from the coding sequence ATGAAGAGAGAAAGCAGTTTGGACATTTTCCGTGGGTTCACCCTTGCGGCAATGATTTTAGTCAACACCCCCGGTTCCTGGTCCTATGTCTATGCGCCTCTTCTGCATTCCCATTGGCATGGTCTAACACCGACGGATCTTATCTTTCCATTTTTCCTTTTTATCGTTGGGGCGGCGATGTTCTTTTCGCTTAGCCGCCAGCCGAAAAGTCAAATTCCCTGGCTAAAGATTGTAAAACGCACCGCGCTGCTGTTTTTTATCGGTATGTCTCTTAACTTTTACCCCTTCACAAGTGACATCGACAACTGGCGAATTATGGGTGTGCTGCAGCGAATAGCGTTATGTTATTGCCTGGGCGCAATCATCATTATTTTGTTTTCTGATAAGGGGATCTGGCTGGCTACTGCAGTGTTGATGATTGGGTATTTCGGCGTTATGTTGACACAAAGCCCGGCCTGGACGCTAGAGAATAATCTGGTGAGGGATGTGGATCTTTACTTGCTGGGGGCGTCGCACATGTACAAGGGGTTTGGTCTTCCTTTTGATCCTGAAGGGTTGTTGAGCTGCATTCCAGCGACCGCAACTCTGTTACTGGGGTATTTAACCAGCAGTGCATTATCCCATCACCAAAGCGCTAAAGAGAAAATAAAACAGTTAGCTATCTGGGCGATTATAGCGCTGGCGTTAGGTCTTGCCTGGCATCAATGGCAGCCAATTAATAAGCCGCTGTGGACAGGTTCTTATGTGCTGGTAACGGCCGCATGTGGCTGGATAACGCTGGCAGTAATAGTATTTTTCAACAGCCGAAACTGGGGTAAAGGCGTATTTAGCGCTGCACAGATATTTGGCAGTAACCCGTTGTTTATTTATATACTGTCGTGGTTGTTTGCTGCAACGTTGCAACAAGTTATTCGATTCAAGGTAGATGGCAAAGACACTAACGCGTACGAGATGTCCTTTACGTTTCTTTCCTCAGTAATGTCTCCTTATAATGCGTCGTTAGTTTTTGCGCTGCTGGTAGTGGCGCTGCATTTTCTGGTTGCACTATGGCTCTATCGCCGCAAAATATTTATTAAGTTGTAA